From one Candidatus Chlorobium masyuteum genomic stretch:
- the gatB gene encoding Asp-tRNA(Asn)/Glu-tRNA(Gln) amidotransferase subunit GatB gives MKYELVVGLEVHCQLNTESKAFCGCSAKFGKPANTNVCPVCLALPGALPVLNRQVVEDAVKLGIATGCTIAPHSVLARKNYFYPDLPKGYQISQFEEPICSEGSVQIDAGEGRKDIRLIRIHIEEDAGKSIHDIGDDTYIDLNRSGVPLLEIVSYPDMRTPREASAYLQIIRQIVKYLGISDGNMEEGSLRCDANVSLRPLGATEYGTRTEIKNMNSFKNVEKAIEYEAERHREILDGGGVIVQETRLWDADKGETRSMRGKEFAHDYRYFPDPDLVPVLVDQELLDRMKSELPEFPEVRAARFVTEYAIPAYDAAVLTVEREVADYYEETVRVSGDGKASSNWVMGEVLRTLKEKYLDISEFAISSERLGGLIALIGKGTISNTIAKQVFELMQQNGLSSLEIVEREGLAQVSDSGAIEAVVQEILDANPGQLAAYREGKTKLLGFFVGQCMSRMKGKANPQMVNEVLLKKLEG, from the coding sequence ATGAAGTATGAATTAGTGGTGGGCCTTGAGGTCCATTGTCAGCTCAACACAGAGAGCAAGGCATTTTGCGGCTGTTCAGCAAAGTTCGGGAAACCGGCAAACACCAATGTCTGCCCGGTCTGTCTGGCTTTGCCGGGTGCTCTTCCGGTACTTAACCGTCAGGTGGTTGAAGATGCCGTGAAGCTCGGAATTGCAACGGGATGCACGATTGCACCTCACTCCGTGCTTGCCCGGAAAAACTATTTTTATCCCGATCTGCCGAAAGGGTACCAGATTTCGCAGTTTGAGGAGCCGATCTGCAGTGAGGGGAGTGTTCAGATTGATGCCGGTGAAGGGCGCAAGGATATCAGGCTGATAAGAATTCATATTGAGGAGGATGCCGGCAAGTCGATTCATGATATCGGAGACGATACCTACATCGATCTCAACCGGAGCGGAGTTCCGCTGCTTGAAATCGTCAGCTATCCGGATATGCGCACTCCGAGGGAGGCTTCGGCCTATCTTCAGATAATCCGGCAGATTGTCAAGTATCTCGGCATTTCGGATGGCAATATGGAGGAGGGAAGCCTTCGTTGCGATGCCAATGTGTCCCTTCGCCCTCTGGGTGCAACGGAGTATGGCACCCGTACCGAGATCAAGAATATGAACTCCTTCAAGAATGTAGAAAAGGCTATCGAGTACGAGGCTGAACGCCACCGGGAGATTCTCGATGGCGGCGGTGTTATTGTGCAGGAGACCCGCCTCTGGGATGCCGACAAGGGCGAAACCCGTTCGATGAGGGGCAAGGAGTTTGCCCATGACTACCGTTATTTTCCTGATCCTGATCTGGTTCCGGTGTTGGTTGACCAGGAGCTGCTTGACCGGATGAAGAGCGAGCTTCCGGAGTTTCCCGAGGTTCGTGCTGCCCGTTTTGTAACGGAGTATGCCATTCCGGCTTATGATGCCGCCGTGCTGACCGTTGAGCGGGAGGTGGCTGACTATTATGAAGAGACGGTCAGGGTGTCGGGAGACGGCAAGGCATCCTCAAACTGGGTGATGGGCGAGGTGCTGCGAACCCTTAAGGAGAAGTATCTGGATATTTCCGAGTTTGCCATCTCTTCCGAACGGCTTGGTGGGCTTATCGCGCTTATTGGCAAGGGTACCATCAGTAACACGATTGCCAAACAGGTGTTTGAGCTGATGCAGCAGAATGGACTCTCTTCTTTGGAGATTGTTGAACGTGAAGGGCTTGCGCAGGTCTCGGATTCAGGGGCAATCGAAGCGGTTGTCCAGGAGATTCTTGATGCCAACCCCGGTCAGCTTGCCGCCTATCGCGAGGGAAAGACCAAGCTGCTCGGATTTTTTGTCGGGCAGTGCATGAGCAGGATGAAAGGCAAAGCTAATCCCCAGATGGTCAATGAGGTGCTGCTGAAAAAGCTCGAAGGGTGA
- the obgE gene encoding GTPase ObgE, whose amino-acid sequence MKFVDSASIVIAAGDGGNGCVSFRREKFVPKGGPDGGDGGRGGHVWLKTNRQLTTLLDFKYKKKYIADRGVHGQGARKTGRDGADIVIQVPCGTLVRNAETQEVIADLTGEEQEFLIARGGKGGKGNQHFATPTRQAPRFAEPGQKGEALVLDLELKLMADVGLVGFPNAGKSTLISVISAAKPKIADYPFTTLVPNLGIVRYEEYKSFVMADIPGIIEGASEGRGLGLQFLRHIERTKILAVLVSADSPDISAEYKTLLGELEKFDEGLLNKPRIAVITKMDIASEDLEIPLLEEGVKVLPISSVSGHGLKELKDELWKEVSARERSAEPSEEGLGNDAAG is encoded by the coding sequence GTGAAGTTTGTAGATAGTGCCTCCATTGTTATTGCCGCTGGAGACGGTGGCAACGGCTGTGTGAGTTTTCGCAGGGAGAAATTTGTGCCAAAGGGTGGTCCCGATGGCGGTGACGGTGGTCGTGGCGGTCATGTATGGTTGAAAACAAACAGGCAGCTCACCACACTGCTCGATTTCAAGTACAAGAAAAAGTATATAGCTGATCGTGGCGTCCATGGGCAGGGTGCCCGGAAAACCGGCAGGGATGGAGCTGACATTGTTATTCAGGTACCGTGCGGAACGCTTGTGCGGAACGCCGAAACCCAGGAGGTGATTGCCGATCTGACCGGCGAGGAGCAGGAGTTTCTGATTGCCAGAGGGGGCAAGGGCGGAAAAGGCAACCAGCATTTTGCCACCCCGACCCGTCAGGCACCCCGTTTTGCCGAGCCGGGTCAGAAAGGAGAGGCTCTGGTGCTTGATCTGGAGCTGAAGTTGATGGCCGATGTCGGTCTGGTTGGATTTCCCAATGCCGGAAAGTCTACCCTGATTTCAGTGATAAGCGCCGCGAAACCGAAAATTGCCGATTATCCTTTTACAACACTGGTGCCGAATCTCGGTATTGTGCGTTATGAGGAGTACAAGTCATTTGTGATGGCTGATATTCCGGGAATTATTGAAGGAGCATCAGAGGGAAGGGGACTCGGTCTCCAGTTTCTGCGTCATATTGAACGGACCAAAATACTTGCTGTTCTCGTTTCGGCTGATTCACCCGATATTTCAGCGGAGTACAAGACACTGCTTGGAGAGCTTGAAAAATTTGATGAGGGGTTGCTCAACAAACCGAGGATCGCGGTTATTACCAAAATGGATATCGCATCGGAAGATCTTGAAATTCCGCTGCTTGAAGAGGGTGTAAAGGTGCTTCCGATCTCAAGCGTTTCCGGCCACGGCCTCAAGGAGCTCAAGGATGAGCTCTGGAAAGAGGTCTCTGCACGGGAGAGGAGTGCTGAACCGTCAGAAGAGGGTCTCGGTAACGATGCAGCAGGCTGA
- a CDS encoding flippase, which translates to MRRNRVIAGQAGISFGGFLFGQASRFAFNLLVARALGAEALGTYAIAIAVIQIAEVLAVAGLDSALLRFVNLYQRDPLRQKAVIASALKTSLVLSIAVALLLLLFSGAIASLFNGSRLLQLVICCYAAAIPFNAATQLYGHATQGFQKLHPKIIATQVVAPLLLLLLTILFRSTAGHDEALLFPFALASAGAFFWIRPTLERITGVVTPDILRARSDRPMLAYALPFMGVSLLSMMTHWLDVVMLGMFTDTATVGIYHPAARTAGLIRAVLLAFSGIAAPMIAELHAGRERVEIERIYRMVTRWIIAVVIPPVLLFTLLPGPVLELFGPRFAPGSTVLLLLTVASFLQVSFGLSSTVLAMTGYSRLSFLNALGAFVLQVSLNYLLIPLMGINGAALATLIVFFLLSAFRLMEVHHFLNIHPFGKELWKPIVSALLSALLLFAARSSLLALPPLIGLGAGAALCSGSYAAAMLLLKLEEDERTIILKFMPFLDKKPKR; encoded by the coding sequence TTGAGACGAAACAGGGTCATAGCCGGCCAGGCAGGAATCTCTTTTGGAGGATTTCTTTTCGGCCAGGCATCAAGGTTCGCCTTCAACCTGCTTGTTGCAAGAGCACTCGGTGCCGAGGCTCTGGGTACCTATGCGATTGCCATTGCCGTTATCCAGATAGCAGAAGTGCTTGCCGTTGCCGGTCTTGACTCGGCTCTCCTGCGTTTTGTCAATCTGTATCAGCGTGATCCTTTGCGACAGAAGGCTGTTATCGCTTCTGCCCTGAAAACAAGTCTTGTTCTTTCCATTGCCGTTGCACTCCTCCTTTTGCTTTTTTCAGGAGCGATTGCTTCACTTTTTAACGGCAGCAGGCTACTCCAGCTCGTTATCTGCTGCTATGCGGCAGCCATCCCCTTCAATGCCGCAACACAGCTTTACGGCCATGCCACCCAGGGATTCCAGAAGCTGCATCCGAAAATTATTGCAACCCAGGTTGTCGCCCCATTGCTCCTGCTGCTGTTGACCATCCTCTTTCGCTCTACGGCGGGCCATGATGAAGCGCTGCTCTTTCCCTTTGCCCTTGCTTCCGCCGGCGCCTTTTTCTGGATCCGGCCAACGCTCGAAAGAATCACCGGTGTTGTTACCCCGGATATTCTGCGTGCCCGGAGTGATCGCCCCATGCTTGCCTATGCGCTGCCGTTTATGGGGGTTTCGCTGTTGAGCATGATGACGCACTGGCTTGATGTTGTTATGCTTGGCATGTTTACCGATACAGCAACGGTCGGTATCTATCATCCTGCCGCCAGAACCGCAGGTCTCATCAGAGCGGTGCTGCTTGCTTTTTCAGGAATTGCCGCACCGATGATTGCCGAGCTGCACGCCGGAAGAGAGCGTGTGGAGATAGAGCGGATCTACAGGATGGTGACGCGCTGGATTATCGCTGTGGTGATACCGCCGGTACTGCTTTTCACTCTGCTTCCCGGTCCGGTGCTTGAGCTGTTCGGGCCCCGCTTCGCGCCAGGCAGCACGGTTCTGCTGCTTTTGACGGTTGCTTCGTTCCTGCAGGTCTCTTTCGGTCTCTCTTCAACGGTGCTCGCCATGACGGGGTATTCGCGACTCAGTTTCCTCAATGCTCTTGGCGCGTTCGTTTTGCAGGTTAGTCTGAACTATCTGTTGATACCCTTGATGGGCATCAATGGTGCGGCTCTTGCAACGTTGATAGTCTTCTTTCTGCTTTCCGCATTCCGGCTCATGGAGGTTCATCACTTTCTGAACATTCATCCATTCGGAAAAGAGCTCTGGAAGCCCATTGTTTCCGCACTGCTTTCCGCACTGCTGCTCTTTGCTGCAAGGTCCTCGTTGCTTGCACTCCCTCCGTTAATCGGGTTAGGAGCGGGAGCAGCTCTTTGCTCCGGCAGCTATGCAGCAGCGATGCTGCTTCTGAAGTTGGAAGAGGATGAGCGGACGATTATTTTAAAGTTTATGCCCTTTCTTGACAAAAAGCCAAAGCGATAA
- a CDS encoding glycosyltransferase — MNFPFQRNTADAPLRLVWFSEIQWDFLSTRKQRMLGRFSDRWRILFIEPFALGRSHHWLPVRRGLVWVVTVPFLKTVPFSFGRILDFPLLRTLLSLPGILLMLWWVAILGFSSAERIIGLSNIYWGRVASRLSCRFRFYDANDDHLAFPATPSWLKGYLDAWLSGIDLLFSVSPELTARLAVPSGVRTVELGNGVEFSHFADPQRNIPKELALIKRPVLGYAGAMDWLDTTLVEEMAKAWPEYSLVLLGPAYEQNWWKRQERINTLSNVHYFGRIDYGELPAWVQHFDLALMPLLSNRLKEVSHPNKLYEYTAAGVPVLSMNYCSAVDQAREVVHVADTRDAFVRMVPEALADRRREARQNFARRHSWDALAATMEQELLKRYRELNS, encoded by the coding sequence ATGAACTTTCCGTTTCAGAGGAACACCGCTGACGCTCCCCTCAGGCTTGTCTGGTTTTCCGAAATACAGTGGGACTTTCTTTCGACCCGAAAGCAGCGTATGCTCGGACGCTTTTCGGATCGGTGGCGGATTCTTTTTATTGAGCCGTTTGCGCTCGGGCGCAGCCATCACTGGCTGCCGGTCAGAAGAGGGTTGGTCTGGGTTGTCACAGTCCCTTTTCTGAAAACTGTTCCGTTCAGTTTCGGGCGTATTCTTGATTTTCCGCTGCTGCGGACACTGCTCTCTCTGCCGGGTATACTCCTGATGCTCTGGTGGGTGGCGATTCTGGGATTCTCTTCTGCGGAACGCATCATCGGTCTATCCAATATCTACTGGGGAAGAGTCGCCTCACGTCTCTCCTGCCGGTTCCGTTTTTATGACGCCAATGATGATCATCTGGCCTTTCCGGCTACCCCTTCCTGGCTGAAGGGATATCTTGATGCCTGGCTCTCGGGGATAGATCTGCTCTTTAGTGTCTCCCCGGAGCTGACCGCCCGGTTGGCGGTTCCATCCGGCGTACGCACTGTTGAGCTTGGCAATGGTGTCGAGTTCAGCCATTTCGCCGATCCGCAGCGTAACATACCCAAAGAGCTTGCCCTGATCAAGAGACCGGTTCTCGGCTATGCCGGAGCGATGGACTGGCTTGATACCACCCTTGTTGAGGAGATGGCAAAAGCATGGCCGGAGTATTCTCTGGTGCTGCTTGGTCCTGCCTATGAGCAGAACTGGTGGAAAAGGCAGGAGCGGATCAATACCCTTTCCAATGTGCACTATTTCGGTCGCATTGATTACGGTGAGCTGCCGGCATGGGTACAGCATTTTGATCTTGCCTTGATGCCGCTGCTGAGTAACCGGCTCAAGGAGGTCTCCCATCCCAACAAGCTTTATGAGTATACCGCAGCGGGCGTGCCTGTGCTTTCAATGAACTACTGCAGTGCTGTTGATCAAGCGCGGGAGGTGGTGCATGTTGCCGATACCAGGGATGCGTTTGTCCGCATGGTGCCGGAAGCGCTGGCTGACCGGCGGCGTGAGGCGCGCCAGAACTTTGCCCGCAGGCACAGCTGGGATGCTCTTGCGGCAACCATGGAGCAGGAGCTGCTGAAGCGGTATCGGGAGCTGAACTCTTGA
- a CDS encoding class I SAM-dependent methyltransferase, with protein sequence MKDKFRTPVSEEYLSEPAHRVRWQKTIEFAGRSSSSRLLTAAALSGLDLGDRTPLTASLEQLFGCSFESTTIDLDVEPLSGSYAVVTAFEVLEHLYNPLHLLLEVRKILHGAGGRLFVSMPIAKPASLKSADHFHEMSRDEALSLFRRAGFRVERSGEFRIRHPLFYLTGFKPLLRAWYEKVQIYELSVSEEHR encoded by the coding sequence ATGAAGGATAAGTTCAGAACGCCGGTGAGTGAGGAGTATCTCAGCGAACCTGCTCACAGGGTTCGGTGGCAGAAAACAATCGAATTTGCCGGTCGTTCAAGCTCTTCCCGGCTCTTGACCGCCGCCGCGTTGTCCGGGCTCGATCTGGGTGACCGGACACCACTCACGGCTTCGCTGGAGCAACTGTTCGGGTGTTCTTTCGAGAGCACAACAATTGATCTTGATGTTGAGCCTCTTTCGGGTTCGTATGCAGTGGTAACTGCTTTTGAGGTGCTGGAGCATCTCTACAATCCGCTTCATCTGCTGCTCGAAGTCCGCAAGATACTTCATGGAGCGGGTGGCCGGCTTTTTGTGTCGATGCCGATAGCGAAGCCGGCATCACTGAAAAGCGCCGACCATTTTCACGAGATGAGCCGTGACGAGGCGCTCTCGCTTTTCAGACGGGCAGGGTTCCGGGTGGAACGCAGCGGCGAGTTTCGTATCCGTCACCCGTTGTTTTATCTTACAGGATTCAAGCCGCTGTTGCGGGCATGGTATGAAAAGGTGCAGATTTATGAACTTTCCGTTTCAGAGGAACACCGCTGA
- the xseB gene encoding exodeoxyribonuclease VII small subunit, with the protein MAAAHSGKPAIEELISRLEEITRNIENPDSGLESSISLYEEGLAIAGQCKKRLQEARKKIEVINPDLAKTWPETTRIKDLFDGES; encoded by the coding sequence ATGGCTGCTGCACATTCCGGAAAACCCGCTATCGAAGAGCTGATCTCGCGGCTTGAGGAAATAACCCGGAATATCGAAAATCCCGATTCCGGCCTTGAAAGCTCCATCTCGCTCTACGAGGAGGGACTTGCCATTGCCGGACAATGCAAAAAAAGGCTACAGGAGGCAAGAAAAAAAATCGAGGTTATCAATCCTGATCTTGCCAAAACCTGGCCCGAAACAACCCGCATCAAAGACCTGTTCGACGGCGAGTCCTGA
- a CDS encoding lipid-binding SYLF domain-containing protein, giving the protein MMKLIKVFALAFMLAGTLVSTAEAGWDPANAEKAKESVDYFRKNAPALNRFFEQAYGYAVFPDVFKGGLFMLGGGHGKGYVYEQNNLVGNSTITQINVGPQLGGQSFSEIIFFKGKEDLESFKKGNYEMNAQVAAIIVSTGMATNTDFSNGVAVFVLPKAGVMAEATVGGQKFSYQSY; this is encoded by the coding sequence ATGATGAAGTTGATAAAGGTTTTTGCTCTGGCTTTTATGCTCGCGGGTACGCTTGTTTCGACGGCTGAGGCAGGGTGGGATCCGGCGAATGCGGAGAAGGCGAAAGAGTCGGTTGACTATTTCCGGAAAAATGCTCCTGCATTGAATCGTTTTTTTGAGCAGGCCTACGGATATGCGGTTTTTCCGGATGTCTTCAAAGGGGGGCTTTTCATGTTAGGAGGCGGGCATGGAAAGGGATATGTCTATGAGCAGAACAATCTTGTAGGAAATTCAACCATTACCCAGATCAATGTAGGGCCGCAGCTTGGAGGCCAGTCCTTTTCAGAGATTATTTTTTTCAAGGGGAAGGAGGATCTGGAGAGTTTTAAAAAAGGTAATTATGAGATGAATGCCCAGGTTGCCGCAATTATTGTCTCTACGGGCATGGCTACCAATACTGATTTTTCAAATGGCGTAGCGGTTTTTGTCCTTCCAAAGGCCGGAGTAATGGCGGAAGCGACCGTAGGCGGGCAGAAATTTTCCTATCAGTCCTACTGA
- a CDS encoding glycosyltransferase family 4 protein, producing the protein MKALRIAFITPFSPLKGGISRFSGLLREALSTIGYDVISVGYRELYPAFLFKRSAEAAEAPAPSSSRSDARLTLYNPFTWLATIHRLRLLKPDLLLVAYWSGFLAPLCYLLRRLTGIRVVVLLHNFTSHESFFIEPIMQRLLAASSDAFLTLSSAVSRELLATVPGARVLQLFHPLYRPEAVMPSRAEARRALKLDGAAPVLLFFGYVRHYKGLDLLLRAMPEVLQREPSLKLVVAGEFFEDPERYRSLIRELGLAESVDLYPGYVSQERTALLFAAAECVVLPYRSATQSGVVQQAYGCGIPVIVTPEGALPEVVRHGITGWIARESSSAGLAGAIGEFLDSRSELPAIHAAVEEYCREFSWEAFAAGAGRFLETEASRT; encoded by the coding sequence TTGAAAGCACTCCGGATAGCATTTATCACTCCCTTTTCCCCTCTGAAGGGAGGTATTTCCCGGTTCAGCGGTCTGTTAAGGGAGGCCCTCTCTACCATTGGTTACGACGTTATTTCTGTCGGGTACAGGGAGCTCTACCCGGCTTTTTTGTTTAAGCGTTCGGCAGAAGCCGCTGAAGCACCGGCACCATCCTCTTCACGGTCAGATGCCCGGCTGACGCTCTACAACCCCTTTACCTGGCTTGCAACGATCCATCGTCTCCGGCTACTGAAGCCTGATCTTCTGCTTGTAGCATACTGGAGCGGTTTTCTGGCTCCGCTCTGTTATCTGCTTCGCCGCCTTACCGGTATCCGGGTTGTTGTGCTGCTTCATAATTTCACCTCCCATGAATCTTTTTTTATTGAGCCAATTATGCAGCGATTGCTTGCTGCATCCTCCGATGCCTTTCTGACCCTCTCATCGGCGGTTTCTCGGGAGTTGCTTGCAACCGTGCCCGGAGCCCGGGTGTTGCAGCTTTTTCATCCACTCTATCGGCCTGAGGCAGTGATGCCCTCCAGAGCTGAAGCGCGCCGTGCACTGAAACTCGATGGTGCAGCACCTGTGCTGCTTTTTTTCGGCTATGTTCGTCACTATAAAGGGCTTGATCTGCTCCTTCGGGCTATGCCGGAGGTGTTGCAGCGTGAACCCTCTCTCAAGCTGGTTGTTGCCGGTGAGTTTTTTGAAGATCCGGAGCGCTACCGGAGTTTGATCCGGGAGCTGGGTCTTGCGGAAAGCGTTGATCTTTATCCGGGTTATGTTTCTCAGGAACGCACTGCATTGCTCTTTGCCGCCGCAGAGTGCGTTGTGCTCCCCTACCGAAGCGCAACCCAGTCAGGCGTGGTTCAGCAGGCCTATGGTTGCGGTATTCCCGTTATTGTGACGCCGGAAGGTGCTCTTCCCGAGGTGGTACGTCACGGTATTACCGGCTGGATTGCCCGTGAAAGCTCATCAGCCGGGCTGGCAGGGGCTATAGGGGAGTTTCTCGACAGCCGGAGTGAGCTGCCCGCCATACATGCGGCTGTTGAGGAGTATTGCCGGGAGTTCTCCTGGGAGGCTTTTGCGGCCGGAGCAGGCCGTTTTCTTGAAACTGAAGCATCCCGAACGTGA
- a CDS encoding N-acetyltransferase translates to MQQAELFVRYARLADAGAISAITAEYARKGIMLERSDENIIENIRNFFVAEYNGEVIGCCAIAFYTQKLAEIRSLAVFNRFTMKGIGRLLVEKAETVLREEGVTEVFVLTLNRNFFGRIGYSEIRKEYFPQKIWRDCTHCPKLMACDEIAMVKKL, encoded by the coding sequence ATGCAGCAGGCTGAACTCTTTGTCAGGTATGCGCGCCTGGCTGATGCCGGGGCAATTTCCGCCATTACGGCGGAGTATGCCCGCAAGGGTATTATGCTTGAGCGTTCTGATGAGAATATTATCGAAAATATCCGTAATTTTTTTGTCGCCGAGTACAATGGTGAGGTGATAGGGTGCTGTGCCATTGCATTCTACACCCAGAAGCTGGCAGAAATCCGCTCGCTTGCTGTTTTTAACCGGTTTACCATGAAGGGGATAGGCCGCTTGCTTGTTGAAAAGGCCGAGACGGTTTTGCGCGAGGAAGGCGTTACAGAGGTTTTTGTTCTGACCCTGAACCGTAATTTTTTCGGTCGCATCGGCTACAGTGAGATCAGAAAAGAGTATTTTCCCCAGAAAATATGGAGGGATTGTACTCATTGTCCGAAGCTGATGGCTTGCGATGAGATTGCTATGGTGAAAAAACTCTGA
- a CDS encoding HPr family phosphocarrier protein, with protein sequence MIVQEVIVKNNAGLHTRPAAAVVKLASRFKSDFFIEMQGVEINAKSIIGVMSLAAPKGTRLTLKLDGEDAPEAARQLVEFFEQGFGEQ encoded by the coding sequence GTGATAGTTCAGGAAGTTATCGTTAAAAACAATGCAGGGCTGCATACCAGACCCGCTGCCGCAGTCGTAAAGCTGGCGTCCCGCTTTAAATCCGATTTTTTTATCGAAATGCAGGGCGTTGAGATCAATGCGAAATCAATTATCGGCGTCATGAGTCTTGCTGCTCCGAAAGGGACCCGGTTGACACTCAAGCTTGATGGTGAGGATGCTCCTGAAGCTGCCCGTCAACTGGTTGAGTTTTTTGAGCAGGGGTTTGGAGAGCAGTAG
- a CDS encoding GIY-YIG nuclease family protein, translating to MSRDRPYCVYILTNRTNKVMYVGMTNDLVRRVREHKSRMIDGFTKKYNVDKLVYFEETTDVLSAIAREKEIKKWRREKKDLLDATLNPEWKDLGHDGVW from the coding sequence ATGAGTCGGGACAGACCTTATTGCGTCTATATCCTTACCAATCGCACAAACAAGGTTATGTATGTCGGCATGACCAATGATTTGGTGCGCAGGGTTCGTGAACACAAGAGCCGGATGATTGATGGTTTTACGAAAAAATATAATGTGGATAAACTGGTCTATTTTGAAGAGACAACTGATGTGCTGAGTGCAATAGCCAGAGAAAAAGAGATAAAAAAATGGAGAAGAGAAAAGAAAGACCTGTTGGATGCGACTCTGAACCCTGAGTGGAAAGATCTCGGTCATGATGGTGTCTGGTAG
- a CDS encoding glycosyltransferase family 2 protein codes for MKSPLLCIVVLNWNGAGDTIECLHSLSGELSPSCMVLVVDNGSTDDSLSRIRAAFPDTELLSLPLNLGYAGGNNAGFRRVMELQAEFVLFLNNDTLVERGFSAPLIHALRSDPSAGIAVPKIFYHARPHSLWYAGGVVRLSTGLIRHTGIRKADGPEFNRPGVTGYATGCCFSMRCRDFERVGGFDEHFGMYAEDVDLSLRVRALGLTVRYEPGSVVWHKVSASLSGTPFKKLAKKSAASLRLFIKHRAWGGVLLFLLLLPFRLAVSSASALLERAFAKSTRIKSGHEG; via the coding sequence ATGAAGAGCCCTCTACTCTGCATTGTGGTTCTGAACTGGAACGGAGCCGGGGATACGATTGAGTGTCTCCACTCACTGTCGGGAGAGCTCTCGCCATCATGCATGGTGCTTGTGGTCGATAACGGATCTACCGATGACTCGCTCTCCCGGATCCGGGCGGCTTTTCCTGATACCGAGCTCCTCTCTCTGCCGCTCAATCTCGGTTATGCGGGTGGCAATAATGCCGGATTCCGACGGGTTATGGAGCTTCAGGCGGAGTTTGTACTGTTTCTGAACAACGACACCCTTGTTGAAAGAGGGTTTTCAGCTCCGCTGATTCATGCCCTGCGGAGTGATCCTTCAGCTGGAATTGCTGTTCCGAAAATATTCTATCATGCCCGTCCACATTCGCTTTGGTATGCAGGCGGTGTTGTCCGGCTCTCCACGGGACTGATCCGCCACACCGGTATCAGAAAAGCTGATGGTCCGGAGTTCAACCGTCCCGGAGTGACCGGTTATGCTACGGGGTGCTGTTTTTCTATGCGCTGCCGGGATTTTGAGCGTGTCGGGGGTTTTGATGAACACTTTGGCATGTATGCCGAGGATGTTGATCTCTCCCTCCGGGTGAGAGCTCTGGGGTTGACTGTCCGCTACGAACCCGGTTCAGTGGTCTGGCATAAGGTCTCTGCCTCTCTTTCCGGAACTCCGTTCAAAAAACTGGCGAAAAAGAGTGCCGCTTCACTTCGTCTTTTCATCAAGCACAGGGCATGGGGAGGAGTGCTCCTCTTTCTGTTGCTTCTGCCTTTTCGCCTTGCCGTCAGCTCGGCCTCAGCACTGCTTGAGCGAGCTTTCGCCAAGTCAACCCGGATAAAGAGCGGCCATGAAGGATAA